The Synechocystis sp. PCC 6714 genome includes the window CCAAAACTTTAGTGGGAAGTAAAATTAGCGCCTATACGGGGGTAGATTTATCCGCCAATGCCCTGGCCTTAGCCAAGAAAAACTTGGCCGCTTTGCAACGGGTAGCACTGATTGAAGCGGACTTTCTTACCTACTTGGACGACAAAAAACGAACCTCGCCAGCCAGCTTTGACCTCATCCACGGGGGATTTGCCTTGCATCACCTCTTTTTGGAGGAGAAAGAACAATTTTTTGCCCATTGCTTTTCCCTGTTGCGCCCGGGGGGATGTCTAGTCATCTATGACGTTTTTCGCCAGCCCCAGCAAAATCGACAACAATATATTGAAGCTTATTTAGCCAATGCCCAAAGCCAATGGACTGCCCTTGGCCCTGACCAACTCCAGGCGATCGCCAAACATATAAACGGGTGCGATTTCCCAGAATTAGTGGCTACCATGGCAGAAATTGCCCAAAAAGCGGGATTTTTGCCACCGGAACCCCTATTTACTGAATCCAATGGCTTCCACCATTGCCTGGCCTTCCCCGTTGGTTAAACTGGAAAAGCCCTGGCCCAAGACGGGGTGTAAAAAGCAATTTTCCGATAATATGGGCAGAAGCTAAACAGTGCCCCAATATGGGAAGCTGTGGGCTGTAAACATTCAATCCGCATAATACAAGGAC containing:
- a CDS encoding class I SAM-dependent methyltransferase, whose translation is MANSPRPTEQTREFFQQWQTYQRLIEHNYMAHRQIQQVVGTLIQQRFDRPFDLLDLGCGDAQAIAKTLVGSKISAYTGVDLSANALALAKKNLAALQRVALIEADFLTYLDDKKRTSPASFDLIHGGFALHHLFLEEKEQFFAHCFSLLRPGGCLVIYDVFRQPQQNRQQYIEAYLANAQSQWTALGPDQLQAIAKHINGCDFPELVATMAEIAQKAGFLPPEPLFTESNGFHHCLAFPVG